The genome window GAACAGATCAACGAAAAAAGCACAGGGAACACGGATGCCGGCATGAACGCCCTGACCGGCCTGTTTGTGAAGTGCTCCCGGGAAATCCTGAAGGAGAACCTGATGGGTGTCTATCTGCATGGCTCCGCTGTGATGGGATGCTACCAGCCGAAAAAGAGTGACCTGGACTTCATGGTGGTCGTGAAGGAAAACATGACGGACGCGGATAAGCGGGCTTTTATGGACAGCGTCATCAGGCTGGACGCGGCGGGGCCTGCCAAAGGCATTGAAATGAGCATTGTGATCCGGAATGTATGCGATCCGTTCGTGTACCCGACGCCGTTTATCCTGCATTATTCGAGGATGCATACGGCATGGTACCGGCGGGATCCGGAAGATTATATCTGGAAGATGAACGGGACCGACAGTGACCTGGCGGCTCACTTTTCCGTGATCCGGGGCAGGGGTGTATGCCTGTACGGCCTGCCGATCGCGGAAGTGTTCGGAGAAGTGCCGGAAGAGGACTACCTGGACGCCATGTGGGATGACATCGGCGGGGCGGAGGAAGAGATCACGGAGAATCCGATGTACCTGATCCTGAACCTGCCGCGGGTACTGGCCTGGCTGAAGGAGAAGAAGATCCTGTCCAAGAAGGAAGGCGGAGAATGGGGGCTCGGCAGCCTGCCGGAGGCCTACCATCCGCTGCTCCGGTCCGCTCTGAAGGAATACGCGGAAGGCATAAATGAACAGTATGACCCGGAAACGGCAAAGCGCTACGCGGCTTACATGCTGGAGCAGATCCGGGCCGAAAAAGAACAAAATAAAGGAGATTAATCGTGATCTATTATCAGGATGACGAGCTGGTGATCCGCGACATGGAAGAAGCGGACGGACAGGCTTTTGTGGATGAATTTACGGCCCAGGGATGGCATCCCAGCCTTGCCTATTACCAGATGAGGATGAAGGAACGGGCCGAGGGGAAATGCGCGGCCCTGACAGCGGTATACCAGGGAAAGCAGGCCGGATATGTATACCTGTTCCTGGAAGCGGAGGAAGGTCCGTTTGCGGGAAAAGGCTGGCCGATCATTGTGGATTTCAATGTGCTGAAAAAGTACCAGCGGAAGGGAATCGGCGGCCGGCTGATGGACGCGGCGGAACAGATCGCGTCACAGTATTCTGATACGGTCTGCCTGGGGGTCGGCCTGTGTGATTCCTACGGCAGCGCCCAGAGGATGTATGTGAAGCGCGGATATATTCCGGACGGCTCCGGCATGTGGTATCAGGACAGGCAATGCGTGCAGTATGAGACGGTCTGCACCGTGGATGACGATCTGGTTCTGTTTTTCGCCAAGAAGCTGCCTGAAGCGCATCCCGGAAAGAACGAAAAAAACTGAGGAGGCGAACCGGATTGCCGCATTTGTCAGGAAACTTTGAACATATCCCGGATTCCATTGCCGCAATCCTCGGGAACCGGACCGGAATGATGGACGAATTGGGGAAATCCAGGGCACAGGTGGTGCTTTTTGAGGATTATGTGCTGAAGATCCGCCCGGAAAACGGCTGGGATACAGAAGATACAAAGATCCTCCGGTGGCTTGCCGGAAAAGTGCCTGTCCCGCAGGTGGCAGCCCATGCGGTACAGGACGGAATGGACTGGCTGCTGATGACCCGGATGAAAGGAAAAGTACTGTGCGATCCTTCCGTGATGGAAAAACCGACGCTGCTGCTGGACTGCATGGCGGAAGCACTGCACGCGTTATGGGACATTCCTGTGGAAAACTGTCCGTTTGAGCGGACTGTGAAAGCAAATCTTGCCAATGCTGAAGCAACGATCCTGGCCGGACGGTTTGACGCTTCCGACAGTGAACCGGAGACCTTTGGACCGGGCGGATTTGAAAACCCGATGGCCCTGCTGGAATGGCTGAAAGCCAACCTGCCGCCGCAGGACCGGATGGTGACGCACGGCGACTTCTGCCTGCCGAACCTGTTCACAGACGGGAAACGGTTTACAGGCTTCATTGACGTTGGCAACGCGGGTGTCGGGGACCGATGGCAGGACCTGGCTCTGGGCTGGCGGAGCCTGAAACACAACTGCGACGGACACTACGGGAAAGTCTATCCGGGGATTAATCCGGATGACCTGTTCCGGGCAGCCGGCGTAGAGAAAGATGAGGAAAAACTGCGGTATTATATCCTGCTGGACGAACTGAACTGACAGGAACCCGGAGACAAAATAACAGCACCCCGCTTTTGACGGGGTGCTGTTTTCTGTCATTCGGTCAGGCTTTCTGAAGGAGATCCTGTTCCCATGCCTTATACGCGCTTTCCCAGGTTTCGACGGAATAGGGCCTGCGGGAATCGTTGATCTTCCGGGCGAACTGTTCCGCGTATTCCAGGAAGAAGGTCAGATGTTCCCGGGCGGTCATCAGTTCCCTGAGGATCACCCTGCTCCAGACATTCGCTTCCGTGAACTGCGTTGTGGTTTTCAGCTGATCCGCGTACTGCTGTTTGTCAAAGGGAATCCTGACATTTTCAATTTCCATCTCTCCGCTTTCCCGGATCGTCAGAACAGCGTAGGGAACTGAATCAATGATTCCGTCCAGAGGGAGGCCGCAGGAACCGGGATTCACCAGATAAACGTTTCTGCCGGACACTTTATAACTCCACTGAACGTGGGTATGTCCGAAGAGATAGATCCCTTCCTCCAGCCCGGAAAGGGCGTCCTGAAAAGCCGGATCCCGTTCCAGGAGGCTGCGGATATGACCGGAGAGCGTATCAGGAAGAAGCTGTGTATCCGCAAACTGCTTTGCAATGACATCCGGACCGAAAAGCCTGAACTCACAGTCAGAGATCCAGTTTTCCAGGGAATGGGCAAGATGAATACGGGCACCGCCGATGCTGAAATCCAGGGTATGCGGAAGCCCGGTCAGATAACGCAGGTTTTCCGGCGCGATATTCCTGAAACACCAGTAGGATATCTGCATCTGGCCGTCGGTCCAGTTTCGCTGGTCTTTTCCGATCAGGTTTTCCAGATACCGTTCCTCGTTGCCCCGGATGATATGCTTATTCCTGACCTGCCGGACGGCCGAAATGCAGGCGTCCGGATACGGACCGCTGAGGCAGTAGTCTCCGGCAAAGATAAATTCCGCTATTCCGCGTTTTTCCGCGTCCCGGAGCACCGCTTCCAGGGCGGGAAGGTTCCCGTGGATATCCGATATGACAGCAATCTTCATGGTGCCTGTTCTCCCGAATTCTTTTCCCGGATCGGTCTTCCGATCTTCATTTGCCGCCGCCATTCCG of Aristaeella lactis contains these proteins:
- a CDS encoding aminoglycoside adenylyltransferase domain-containing protein, with the protein product MNTAEQINEKSTGNTDAGMNALTGLFVKCSREILKENLMGVYLHGSAVMGCYQPKKSDLDFMVVVKENMTDADKRAFMDSVIRLDAAGPAKGIEMSIVIRNVCDPFVYPTPFILHYSRMHTAWYRRDPEDYIWKMNGTDSDLAAHFSVIRGRGVCLYGLPIAEVFGEVPEEDYLDAMWDDIGGAEEEITENPMYLILNLPRVLAWLKEKKILSKKEGGEWGLGSLPEAYHPLLRSALKEYAEGINEQYDPETAKRYAAYMLEQIRAEKEQNKGD
- a CDS encoding GNAT family N-acetyltransferase, whose product is MIYYQDDELVIRDMEEADGQAFVDEFTAQGWHPSLAYYQMRMKERAEGKCAALTAVYQGKQAGYVYLFLEAEEGPFAGKGWPIIVDFNVLKKYQRKGIGGRLMDAAEQIASQYSDTVCLGVGLCDSYGSAQRMYVKRGYIPDGSGMWYQDRQCVQYETVCTVDDDLVLFFAKKLPEAHPGKNEKN
- a CDS encoding APH(3') family aminoglycoside O-phosphotransferase; amino-acid sequence: MPHLSGNFEHIPDSIAAILGNRTGMMDELGKSRAQVVLFEDYVLKIRPENGWDTEDTKILRWLAGKVPVPQVAAHAVQDGMDWLLMTRMKGKVLCDPSVMEKPTLLLDCMAEALHALWDIPVENCPFERTVKANLANAEATILAGRFDASDSEPETFGPGGFENPMALLEWLKANLPPQDRMVTHGDFCLPNLFTDGKRFTGFIDVGNAGVGDRWQDLALGWRSLKHNCDGHYGKVYPGINPDDLFRAAGVEKDEEKLRYYILLDELN
- a CDS encoding metallophosphoesterase family protein, with amino-acid sequence MKIAVISDIHGNLPALEAVLRDAEKRGIAEFIFAGDYCLSGPYPDACISAVRQVRNKHIIRGNEERYLENLIGKDQRNWTDGQMQISYWCFRNIAPENLRYLTGLPHTLDFSIGGARIHLAHSLENWISDCEFRLFGPDVIAKQFADTQLLPDTLSGHIRSLLERDPAFQDALSGLEEGIYLFGHTHVQWSYKVSGRNVYLVNPGSCGLPLDGIIDSVPYAVLTIRESGEMEIENVRIPFDKQQYADQLKTTTQFTEANVWSRVILRELMTAREHLTFFLEYAEQFARKINDSRRPYSVETWESAYKAWEQDLLQKA